The stretch of DNA tttagtttagttttttgttttttttgaacATCCTTGTCTCCAACGGAGAACTAATATGGGTTAATTAAATAAGgtcattattaataaataaataaataaagaaaaggtaacgattataattttattattattaaattataaaaatattattatgttgaTACAATTCCAAcaataaaattgtcaaaaactaaattttacgTAATTACGCATTGAACAAACGAAATTAGCTACCGATGGAGATGCtcttattaatactattattttaataaataaaataactattttattctatttttaaccAAACCGCGCTATAGTACAAAAAATAGCGCGGGTGCTTTTCATTGAGTTATGACTCGATGATCTCTATATATTCATGAGAATTAAACATTGCacaaataacataacaaaaaaaaagttaagatgGAAAACATGCTACCGGGTTATCGTTTCTATCCTACAGAAGAAGAGCTTATTTCCTTTTATCTTCACAATATGCTTGAAGGAGATAATGAATATAAGATTCGTACTGTTATACCTGTCGTTAATATTTATGACTACAATCCATCGGAACTCCCACGTATAAATCTTTAACGacatgttatatatttttattttattttgttttttgttttttgtttttgaatcaAAATGAGCTAGAATTGAAAAGCTATATGGTTCAAGTTATTTTATTCTCATAAAGATTTTCATAGGTTAATTTCTAAATTTGGAAGTAAACATTATAATACCTTTTCGTGTTTAGTTACGATGAGATATAATTAACTAAAGTAGTACTAGTAGGTATTATACTTTAATCAATATTTTGTATAAGAAAAACTAAGTATATgacattttgttttgttttttacatCCTTTTCTTGTTTTCAAAAGGATCTTCATTTTGGCATCATGGTTTTGCTGATCAAAAGCCTAACTAAATGTTTGAAAATTAATGCATTTTAATTTTGCATAaatttgtataataattttatattttgattcacTCAAACAAGACATTTAAATgtgaatatattattataatttaatatatgttggtttttcagaaataTCCGGAGAGGCAAGTATGAGAGATATGGAGCAATGGTTCTTTTTCATTAAAAGGCAAGAAAGTGAAGTGAGAGGAGGAAGACCAAAGCGTGTCACAACTACTGGGTATTGGAAAGCCACTGGATCTCCTAATCATGTTTATTCTTCTCATAATCATATTATAGGTATGAAGAGGACTATGGTTTTCTATAGTGGAAGAGCTCCAAATGGGAAGAAAACCGATTGGAAAATGAATGAGTATAAGGCCATCCAAGACCAACCATCCTCTTCAAATAAATTGGCTCCTATGGTATGTATGTATTGATTGAACATAAAGATAATTACTATTCATTTCTCATTCTATTATTTGGGATATGAGAAATGAAATGGATGTTtctttttaaataggcttcttGATTGTGACTTCATGGTTGATCATTAATTGGGGGGGCCGACCAACAAATATGGACCCTATAAAGTGAggcatttttaaaattgataaaaataattaggcctaattaatttttacaatattaattaacatGTGTTAATTCATAATATAGTAGTTAGtgaaattagtattattttagtcctaaaaaatattaatacattcaaaattaattttatgtctGAAAACATTTGAGGtctaaatcaattattttattgacaACTCCCTTGGGTCGTTGCTGTTGAAAGAAATTAATAATACAGTGTAATTTCATCGTGGCATggagtttaatttattttttatagataaatattaattcgtaaataaatataaaattaagtaaattatatATAGTGTAGTTTTATATCGTAGATCATATATAGTTTCACAAGAGATGGTAATTTTATATGTCAAATGGAGCTAGCTAgctaatctaattaattaaccTTTTGATTATTTAATCGCAGTTAAGGAATGAAATGAGTTTATGCCGAGTGTACAAGAAATCAAAATGCTTGAGAGCATTTGATAGACGACCGGCACCAAGGAGGGTCACAAACGATCAAGAGTTCAATAAGGATTCAACAATATGCAATCATAATAATGTTCAAATATTTGCAACAAGCTCACCAGATAGCTCTTCATCTCTAGACCATGGTCAAACCTCAAATGAGGTTGGAGAAGGTAGTCAAATGGATATTAATGTTGATCACCGTGAGCCTTTGTTGTATTGGGAGCATGTGGATTGGTTCTTGGGAATAGAACCATGATAATAATATATCTAGAGAGaaatggaatttttttttttcatctcatCTCATCTTTATTTTAAGTTTCAATATGAAATAATATCCAGATGATacttttaaatttcaataattgATTTGGTAGTTCAGTTGtaagattttgattttgtaagTTTAAGGTATTGATTTTAAATCTACTCGGAATAACGGTAAAAATATCATTAGTGTCACGTTTgattaaaaattgaatgaaGTGATTGGTTGTAGAAAATAACTTAAACAAATTGTGGGGGAAAcattgttatattatatatcgATGTGTAGTAAAAGAtttctcattttttaaatttggtgGGACTCATTAATTTCAATGAATAAAAGAGAGTATATTAAAAAACGTGTTATTATCGTTATTCTATTAAAAATCTCTCTCACCAAATCTCTATATTTgcaattgatgtagctaaatatcactagaaagggggttgaatagagattttgctgtttaaaaataattttcccgtGTTTTGGATACTATCCTCTCAGAGAAGATGGAAACTCGAGGATGGTTGTTTAAATGTTAAATCAGAGCTGAGCAAAAGAAAGAGATAAATGTaaagaatgacacacacaacttttatactggttcacctaATGAAGGCTACGTACAATCCTCACatacttgtgagatttcactaatgttcaaactgatcaacctctcacagaggatgattacattttgtgtattctttagcctcaccaagcttacaatcaagtttcaactatttccaagtgtaaactcacgtggaaattacagagtgatatgaatgtgattgtttcttttttcttaaacactttctaaatGGATATTTCAACGATCTAATGAAGGATTGTAGAAAGTATAAAGAAAGGATGaatattgctcttgatagctttgagatacttaatctttttatgcaatgttgttgtgtatttGATAATGAAGAGCTCCCTGCCTTTTATAGAGACTTTGAGACGATATTTTCAAGTGGAAAAAGCTTTATGACCGTTGGGGACTTCAATCAAAAAGTTCAAGGTCTTTTCTTATAATTAAGAAACTGCCATCCAACTTTCATTTGACTAATGTAGTATATCCTCCTGCACGAGGTTCAGTATACCTAGGACTTTGGACATGTGTTGTCCtgtcctttttcctttctttaaggtTTGTAAGACCACATGTGatgttcttttctttttcctttctttaaggcaTGTAAAAGCTTTACGTGATTgactttttctctttcctttctttaagacaCGTGAAAACTTCTATTTGTAGCTTGTTTGTTGATGCTTTTATGAAGATTGACTCTATATTGTTTTCAATCATACAAGAATGATATATAGGTCTGcatttagcctttgcacatgataTGATGAGTTGCTTTCAAATGTGTTGGGTTGCTTTCCAAGATATTGACCATAGACCCATCCTAGTGTAGTCCTTCTTCGTACCTTTCTTTTGCCATCTtgcttctttatttcaaaagcattatttattcattctttaatactattttgcctttatttaatgaataaaacaaTTTGTTTTAGCGAGTATGAGTATTCTACAGATTTGAAGAACCATCCTCTTACGAGGTCATCCTCTCGAGTTCCAATCCTCCatatttgaatcaaatttttctcctttttgtcttaatgattaataaccggttttcttatatgaatacactcaaaagcacatattagtcattaaccataatcataatcttttaaataattttattatcattaaaaccatttgagagtgattttgtctcaacaacaaTGGTATTTTAGTGATGATTTGGAGCGAAACATCACTAACTCTTAGTTGAATTGCAATAACAAAATTCCACAATAGTTTTTGGTGGGGTATACATTCAAATACTCTAACGTTCAAGTCAAGTtgtgttgggtgggctcactcctcaagtggaacccaccaatttactagtattattattattgaaataaaaagaaaaaaaaaattaatgggcttggcccacttGGAGGTAATAAAAGAagtttagaaatccctaagaatacACAGAAAAACaacagaagaaaaataagggtttggttccggtggtggtaacaaGTGTGTAtagctccgtttgatctacaaaattaatatgttattctttgttactttaatatattatttgagtagttttattttctctgagagttactttggcatacccactttagtggaaggttgttattgttgattgatattcctattgttattaggaagactttTTGTGtaaccattaattattatagtggaagttttagtGGATTATGTcctggtttttattctctcaatttgagggaagttttctacgttaaaaattgcgtttgtctcatatttaattttctgccaattatttttgctctgtaattgtattttctgtttggccatttatctgcacaggtgggggaaaatattccgcattaatGAGATAactatcgctaattatctctggtttttcccaacaaattGACCaaagataattagcgataactatctcattTTTTCCCacataaatggccaaacagaaaatagcaaaaataattggcagaaaaataaatatgagacaaacgcaatttttaacgtggaaaacttccctcaaattgggagaataaaaaccacgggacctagtccagtaaaactttcactataataattaatggttacacaaagagtcttcctaataacgataggaatatcaatcaacaataacaaccttccactaaagtgggtatgccaaagtaactctcatagaagataaaactactcaaattatatattaaaataacaaacttagtggtaggaataacatactaattttatagatcaaacggagcaagtttgatACACACCTattaccaccaccggaaccaaacccttatttttcttctttggcAACTGTTCTTCTTCCGTTGTTTTTTTTGTgtattcttagggatttctaaaccTCTTTTATTATCTTCAAGTGAGTTAAACccattaaaatcttttttttttcaataataataataatagtaaaatggGTGGGTTTCAGTTGAGAAGTGAGCCCACCAAACAAGTTGAAGTTGAAGTGAACAAGATGTGTTTTTTGAGGAAATAAATTATGTATGAAAATTTTCCCTTGTACCCACTCATTTATCCCTATACCCCCAAAAGTAAaggaaaaatactaaaat from Cicer arietinum cultivar CDC Frontier isolate Library 1 chromosome 3, Cicar.CDCFrontier_v2.0, whole genome shotgun sequence encodes:
- the NAC28 gene encoding NAC domain-containing protein 90; protein product: MENMLPGYRFYPTEEELISFYLHNMLEGDNEYKIRTVIPVVNIYDYNPSELPQISGEASMRDMEQWFFFIKRQESEVRGGRPKRVTTTGYWKATGSPNHVYSSHNHIIGMKRTMVFYSGRAPNGKKTDWKMNEYKAIQDQPSSSNKLAPMLRNEMSLCRVYKKSKCLRAFDRRPAPRRVTNDQEFNKDSTICNHNNVQIFATSSPDSSSSLDHGQTSNEVGEGSQMDINVDHREPLLYWEHVDWFLGIEP